TTGTCCGAGATCAGGGTGTGCGGGGTCCCGAACCaagtgataatatttttccaaacaaacttcttgacatcgacgtccctaatgtttgccagcgcctcagcttcgacccattttgtgaagtaatcggtGCCGACGAGAAGAAATTTCTTGTTTCCAGCCGCTTTGGGGAACGGTCCTAGTATGtctaggccccattgtgcgaatggccaagggctaGACAGTGGGTTAAGTTCCCCGCCTGGCTGGTGTATGTTCGGGGTgaacctttggcactggtcgcacttcttcacatattccagAGCCTCTttatgcatgctcggccaccagtAACCCAGCATCATGGCCCTGTGGGACAGGGACCTACCCCCtatatggcttccacaaatcccttcatgtaactcctctAGGATGAGTTCAGTTGCCTCTAGGTGCACACACAGCAGGTACGGCCCCGAGAACGAGCATCGGTAAAGTTTGGAGTCCTCGGACAGCCAGAATCAAGAAGCTTTCCTCCTGATTTTGTCGGCCTCAACCTTATCGTCTGGTAAGGTGTCGTGCTTTAAGAACAGCACTAGAGGGTCCATCCAACTAGGTCCTGCCCCGACGTTGTGTACCCGAATTTCGTTGGCCTTCTCTATTGTTGGGCGGCAGAGATCTTCAACTAAAATGACCTGCGGAAGGGGCTGAGCTAAAGAGGTGGTCAGCGTTGCGAGAGAATCAGCATGGGTGTTCCCACTCCTGGGTACATGCGTTAAATGGAAGTGGTAGAAATGGGTCTGCAGGTGCTTAGCCCGGGCCAGGtactctttcattctttcatctTTCGCCCCCAATTCCCCGTTTACTTGTCCCACGATGAGCCTCGAATCCGAGAATATATTTACGTATTTTCCACCCAATTTCCGAATCATTGACATCCCCTCCAATAgtgcctcatactcggcttcgttattcgtgACTGAGAATCCGAGCCTCAACGACTTTTCTATAGTTATCCCTTCGGGAGAGACTAGAACGAGCCCCACGcctgagcccctttggttcGCTGCACCGTTAATGTGTGCTTTTCACCAATTGTGTTCATGCTGAGAGACTGTGCTGATTAGTTTCTCACCAGCACTTGGTGATCCTGACACTTCCATTCCTTCTAGGGTGGGCTCCGCAAATTCAGCTACTAGATCGGCGAGGACCTGACCTTTTATggcggtgcgaggcatgtatctaATGTCGAAGGCGCCCAGGATCGTTCCCCACTTAGCAATTCTGCCTGTGTAGTCGGCGCTACGGAGGACGGATTTCAACGGAAgtttgttgaggtctaaaaagggtcataatgaaataagcccaaaatagaagaacaagtcaagcccaaaaggaaaaatctcaggCTAAACCCTCAGTACTTGACACTGGCAGacgtcaatgccctcctggagtaagaaagggaaaaactctcaaggatccccaagcaattctctcgggatcccccgttccctccagaacttcttggcaaaccataccctaaggggtacgaacccccaaagttccatcctttcgatggaaggaacggaagtgccgtggaacatgtgagtaggtttgttcacactatgggcccctatgcaggagacaaagaattatgtctaagggaattcgtcaaatccttagtggatagggcatacacttggtacaccacactgagacccgggtccatcaaaacctgggatgagatgatggaaaaattatgcgccaaatattaccctggtgaagacaaaatcactttccagaacctgcaaatggtgaggcagagacctggagaagatcctgttcaattcattaaaagattcgaaGATGTGTCCTTAGACTGCtatggagaccatgaagaaaaggagctcgtggaaacctgtatagccaacatgctttttgattacaggctcaaccttgaaaatttatgtatcacaCAGTTTGCTGACCTGCTATAGAGAACCAGAAGGACAGCGCAAACCATGAgaacaaaaaggctgcccgcatcccaagctatgacagcatcaacaggagagaaaaggaagagaccagatgggaaggtgtttgaggaaccaccaatgatcccatgtacagctgaggagttaagccatgtcctagacaagtggattggagatggggttgtcaggccattcactgtgtccaggccaccaacagaagaagaaaggaagaaccctttattttgcagaatccataattatgtcaagcactccaccaaggattgctggacccttcgcagactcttccacaaaaagttgagagaaggaaccctggagctcactcagaaggagccggaagtgcagaggaaccccttacctaaccacaaaggaaaaggggtggtagcagtGGTAATACAcgggaacccggcagaagcaggagaatctgaaggatccttccacccgagcacagtcagaACCCTCCAGAAAAATCtcaagttcaggtcactattcaatcaattaggattcggaccagaagcaaggagggtggccacagagtctctcatgagcatagcagcagattcagggatggaatgctttacagctgagtcacatgctagtcgagctttcctggaaaCAACCAAcgcaataaccttcactgatgaagacatggagattgagcacccagaccaccgtagacccctttatctaatggccaccataaacggcgttcaagtcagaagagcactggtggatacgggggcatcactcaacctcatagccttaagtaccctggaagctgttggcttagttgacagaaggatcctggggactcccatggagataacaggatttggaggatcagtagagtcaacagaaggatacgtgcagctagccttaagggtggggccgatagtagctctgacaagatttcatgtgattaatgcagaagtttcttatcacgtgttgctgggacgcccgtggcttcataaacatcgccttattccatccacgttccatcaatgcattaaagggagactgaatgggaggcccataaggatccctgccaatcataatcctttcagccagggagaagtgaactttgcagaaacgatgttttatgatgagttggagccagatgatgagaaccccGCCCTGGGGACCCCGGGGGCACCtgtcctagaagaagaagaaggaggaaggggcacccgtgacctgagaaaccttctagaaagaaaaagacaaaagagagagcccagctcttcaggatcccgagaatgtgtggtggtgcgggaacctgggggaaggctaatttatcgtttgtgaaggtgcgcgggacccgaatgcattgtgcaggaaggtcccggaccaccgagctgcatgatggcccaagaagaaatcccagaagaaccagttaaggaggcccagattcagcctgaggaagaattaaaggaagtagacttggggacagaaccaggatcccgaaaacctgtcttcattagcagtcaattggtggctcaagaaagagaacaattgataaccttgcttcaaaaatacagagatgtgtttgcatggacctatgatgagatgccagGTCTAGACCCAaagttggtagtccattctcttaatgtggacccagggatgaggccagtagtccaaccagctagggtcttccacactgaggtagaagctcaaatagtccAAGAAGTCAAGAAAttactaacagctggttttatcaaacccatccaacacccaaaatggctttccaacattgtacctgtgaagaagaaaaatggtcagatccgttgctgtgtagactttcgcaacttgaacaaggcatgtcctaaagatgagttccccttgcccaatatcgacctccttgtagattcagctgcaggaaaTTCAATGTTCTcgtttatggatgggtacagtggatacaaccaaatccgcatggcagccaaagatgcagagaagacggcattcagaactccgattgggaacttttactacactgtaatgccctttggcctcaaaaatacaggggctacgtatcaacggaccatgacagccattttccacgacatgatgcatgaggagatggaagattatgtagacgatattgtggtcaagtcaaaaaccagaacaggacatttccaagttcttgagcaagtctttgaaagatgcaggaaatacaagttacgtatgaaccccatgaagtgcgcctttggagtgtctgctaGAAAGTTTCTTGGGTtcctggt
This genomic stretch from Quercus lobata isolate SW786 chromosome 3, ValleyOak3.0 Primary Assembly, whole genome shotgun sequence harbors:
- the LOC115981120 gene encoding uncharacterized protein LOC115981120, which codes for MTRMFEQQMGKNVEVYIDDMVVKSKLVADHIRDLGEVFQILRKYKLRLNASKCSFGVGSGKFLGYMVTHRGIEVNPDQIRAIHSLQPPRNPKEVQKLIGMIAALNRFISRSADRCRPFFLLLHKWKGFEWTEECALAFQQLKEYLARPPIMSSPDADEVLFAYIAVASHVVSLVLIREDNDLNKLPLKSVLRSADYTGRIAKWGTILGAFDIRYMPRTAIKGQVLADLVAEFAEPTLEGMEVSGSPSAANQRGSGVGLVLVSPEGITIEKSLRLGFSVTNNEAEYEALLEGMSMIRKLGGKYVNIFSDSRLIVGQVNGELGAKDERMKEYLARAKHLQTHFYHFHLTHVPRSGNTHADSLATLTTSLAQPLPQVILVEDLCRPTIEKANEIRVHNVGAGPSWMDPLVLFLKHDTLPDDKVEADKIRRKAS